In the Danio rerio strain Tuebingen ecotype United States chromosome 8, GRCz12tu, whole genome shotgun sequence genome, one interval contains:
- the fgf17 gene encoding fibroblast growth factor 17 precursor, whose translation MYGINQRYLYISFHFFVVWCHAQGEKNHPSPNFKQYVREQGSLTDQLSRRQVRVYQLYSRTSGKHVQIRGHRVSATADDGNSYARLYVETDTFGSRVRIKGAESGRYLCMNRRGKLVGKPNGRGRDCIFTEIVLENNYTALENARHEGWFVAFTRKGRPIRASKTRQNQREVHFIKRLHKGPQPFPNAEQPKHFEFISFPSTRRAKRNRKHQTAS comes from the exons ATGTATGGGATCAATCAGCGCTACTTATACAT CTCTTTTCACTTCTTCGTGGTGTGGTGTCATGCGCAG GGGGAGAAGAATCACCCTTCTCCTAATTTTAAGCAGTATGTGAGGGAACAGGGCTCCCTGACGGACCAGCTGAGCCGGCGGCAGGTTCGAGTCTACCAGTTGTACAGCAGAACCAGCGGGAAACACGTGCAGATCCGCGGACACCGGGTCAGCGCCACCGCGGACGACGGAAACTCTTACG CCAGACTGTACGTGGAGACGGACACCTTTGGCAGTCGTGTTCGCATTAAAGGAGCCGAGAGCGGCAGATACCTGTGCATGAACCGCAGAGGCAAACTGGTGGGCAAG CCCAACGGCCGCGGACGGGACTGCATCTTTACGGAAATCGTGTTGGAGAACAACTACACGGCTTTAGAGAACGCCAGACATGAGGGCTGGTTCGTGGCTTTCACCAGGAAGGGTCGACCCATCCGAgcctccaaaacccgacagaacCAGCGCGAAGTTCACTTCATCAAACGCCTCCACAAAGGACCGCAACCGTTCCCGAACGCAGAGCAGCCAAAACACTTCGAGTTCATCAGCTTCCCTTCGACACGACGTGCCAAACGCAACAGAAAACACCAGACCGCTTCATAA
- the fgf17 gene encoding fibroblast growth factor 17 isoform X5 — MYGINQRYLYISFHFFVVWCHAQYVREQGSLTDQLSRRQVRVYQLYSRTSGKHVQIRGHRVSATADDGNSYARLYVETDTFGSRVRIKGAESGRYLCMNRRGKLVGKPNGRGRDCIFTEIVLENNYTALENARHEGWFVAFTRKGRPIRASKTRQNQREVHFIKRLHKGPQPFPNAEQPKHFEFISFPSTRRAKRNRKHQTAS; from the exons ATGTATGGGATCAATCAGCGCTACTTATACAT CTCTTTTCACTTCTTCGTGGTGTGGTGTCATGCGCAG TATGTGAGGGAACAGGGCTCCCTGACGGACCAGCTGAGCCGGCGGCAGGTTCGAGTCTACCAGTTGTACAGCAGAACCAGCGGGAAACACGTGCAGATCCGCGGACACCGGGTCAGCGCCACCGCGGACGACGGAAACTCTTACG CCAGACTGTACGTGGAGACGGACACCTTTGGCAGTCGTGTTCGCATTAAAGGAGCCGAGAGCGGCAGATACCTGTGCATGAACCGCAGAGGCAAACTGGTGGGCAAG CCCAACGGCCGCGGACGGGACTGCATCTTTACGGAAATCGTGTTGGAGAACAACTACACGGCTTTAGAGAACGCCAGACATGAGGGCTGGTTCGTGGCTTTCACCAGGAAGGGTCGACCCATCCGAgcctccaaaacccgacagaacCAGCGCGAAGTTCACTTCATCAAACGCCTCCACAAAGGACCGCAACCGTTCCCGAACGCAGAGCAGCCAAAACACTTCGAGTTCATCAGCTTCCCTTCGACACGACGTGCCAAACGCAACAGAAAACACCAGACCGCTTCATAA
- the fgf17 gene encoding fibroblast growth factor 17 isoform X2: protein MCNETYLEQLIFRFLFSLLRGVVSCAAVCEGTGLPDGPAEPAAGSSLPVVQQNQRETRADPRTPGQRHRGRRKLLRLYVETDTFGSRVRIKGAESGRYLCMNRRGKLVGKPNGRGRDCIFTEIVLENNYTALENARHEGWFVAFTRKGRPIRASKTRQNQREVHFIKRLHKGPQPFPNAEQPKHFEFISFPSTRRAKRNRKHQTAS, encoded by the exons CTCTTTTCACTTCTTCGTGGTGTGGTGTCATGCGCAG CAGTATGTGAGGGAACAGGGCTCCCTGACGGACCAGCTGAGCCGGCGGCAGGTTCGAGTCTACCAGTTGTACAGCAGAACCAGCGGGAAACACGTGCAGATCCGCGGACACCGGGTCAGCGCCACCGCGGACGACGGAAACTCTTACG ACTGTACGTGGAGACGGACACCTTTGGCAGTCGTGTTCGCATTAAAGGAGCCGAGAGCGGCAGATACCTGTGCATGAACCGCAGAGGCAAACTGGTGGGCAAG CCCAACGGCCGCGGACGGGACTGCATCTTTACGGAAATCGTGTTGGAGAACAACTACACGGCTTTAGAGAACGCCAGACATGAGGGCTGGTTCGTGGCTTTCACCAGGAAGGGTCGACCCATCCGAgcctccaaaacccgacagaacCAGCGCGAAGTTCACTTCATCAAACGCCTCCACAAAGGACCGCAACCGTTCCCGAACGCAGAGCAGCCAAAACACTTCGAGTTCATCAGCTTCCCTTCGACACGACGTGCCAAACGCAACAGAAAACACCAGACCGCTTCATAA
- the fgf17 gene encoding fibroblast growth factor 17 isoform X4 — protein sequence MYGINQRYLYISFHFFVVWCHAQQYVREQGSLTDQLSRRQVRVYQLYSRTSGKHVQIRGHRVSATADDGNSYARLYVETDTFGSRVRIKGAESGRYLCMNRRGKLVGKPNGRGRDCIFTEIVLENNYTALENARHEGWFVAFTRKGRPIRASKTRQNQREVHFIKRLHKGPQPFPNAEQPKHFEFISFPSTRRAKRNRKHQTAS from the exons ATGTATGGGATCAATCAGCGCTACTTATACAT CTCTTTTCACTTCTTCGTGGTGTGGTGTCATGCGCAG CAGTATGTGAGGGAACAGGGCTCCCTGACGGACCAGCTGAGCCGGCGGCAGGTTCGAGTCTACCAGTTGTACAGCAGAACCAGCGGGAAACACGTGCAGATCCGCGGACACCGGGTCAGCGCCACCGCGGACGACGGAAACTCTTACG CCAGACTGTACGTGGAGACGGACACCTTTGGCAGTCGTGTTCGCATTAAAGGAGCCGAGAGCGGCAGATACCTGTGCATGAACCGCAGAGGCAAACTGGTGGGCAAG CCCAACGGCCGCGGACGGGACTGCATCTTTACGGAAATCGTGTTGGAGAACAACTACACGGCTTTAGAGAACGCCAGACATGAGGGCTGGTTCGTGGCTTTCACCAGGAAGGGTCGACCCATCCGAgcctccaaaacccgacagaacCAGCGCGAAGTTCACTTCATCAAACGCCTCCACAAAGGACCGCAACCGTTCCCGAACGCAGAGCAGCCAAAACACTTCGAGTTCATCAGCTTCCCTTCGACACGACGTGCCAAACGCAACAGAAAACACCAGACCGCTTCATAA
- the fgf17 gene encoding fibroblast growth factor 17 isoform X3, whose amino-acid sequence MKHIWSNLFSVSSFHFFVVWCHAQQYVREQGSLTDQLSRRQVRVYQLYSRTSGKHVQIRGHRVSATADDGNSYARLYVETDTFGSRVRIKGAESGRYLCMNRRGKLVGKPNGRGRDCIFTEIVLENNYTALENARHEGWFVAFTRKGRPIRASKTRQNQREVHFIKRLHKGPQPFPNAEQPKHFEFISFPSTRRAKRNRKHQTAS is encoded by the exons CTCTTTTCACTTCTTCGTGGTGTGGTGTCATGCGCAG CAGTATGTGAGGGAACAGGGCTCCCTGACGGACCAGCTGAGCCGGCGGCAGGTTCGAGTCTACCAGTTGTACAGCAGAACCAGCGGGAAACACGTGCAGATCCGCGGACACCGGGTCAGCGCCACCGCGGACGACGGAAACTCTTACG CCAGACTGTACGTGGAGACGGACACCTTTGGCAGTCGTGTTCGCATTAAAGGAGCCGAGAGCGGCAGATACCTGTGCATGAACCGCAGAGGCAAACTGGTGGGCAAG CCCAACGGCCGCGGACGGGACTGCATCTTTACGGAAATCGTGTTGGAGAACAACTACACGGCTTTAGAGAACGCCAGACATGAGGGCTGGTTCGTGGCTTTCACCAGGAAGGGTCGACCCATCCGAgcctccaaaacccgacagaacCAGCGCGAAGTTCACTTCATCAAACGCCTCCACAAAGGACCGCAACCGTTCCCGAACGCAGAGCAGCCAAAACACTTCGAGTTCATCAGCTTCCCTTCGACACGACGTGCCAAACGCAACAGAAAACACCAGACCGCTTCATAA
- the fgf17 gene encoding fibroblast growth factor 17 isoform X6, with protein sequence MYGINQRYLYISFHFFVVWCHAQGEKNHPSPNFKQYVREQGSLTDQLSRRQVRVYQLYSRTSGKHVQIRGHRVSATADDGNSYDCTWRRTPLAVVFALKEPRAADTCA encoded by the exons ATGTATGGGATCAATCAGCGCTACTTATACAT CTCTTTTCACTTCTTCGTGGTGTGGTGTCATGCGCAG GGGGAGAAGAATCACCCTTCTCCTAATTTTAAGCAGTATGTGAGGGAACAGGGCTCCCTGACGGACCAGCTGAGCCGGCGGCAGGTTCGAGTCTACCAGTTGTACAGCAGAACCAGCGGGAAACACGTGCAGATCCGCGGACACCGGGTCAGCGCCACCGCGGACGACGGAAACTCTTACG ACTGTACGTGGAGACGGACACCTTTGGCAGTCGTGTTCGCATTAAAGGAGCCGAGAGCGGCAGATACCTGTGCATGA
- the fgf17 gene encoding fibroblast growth factor 17 isoform X1, whose amino-acid sequence MKHIWSNLFSVSSFHFFVVWCHAQGEKNHPSPNFKQYVREQGSLTDQLSRRQVRVYQLYSRTSGKHVQIRGHRVSATADDGNSYARLYVETDTFGSRVRIKGAESGRYLCMNRRGKLVGKPNGRGRDCIFTEIVLENNYTALENARHEGWFVAFTRKGRPIRASKTRQNQREVHFIKRLHKGPQPFPNAEQPKHFEFISFPSTRRAKRNRKHQTAS is encoded by the exons CTCTTTTCACTTCTTCGTGGTGTGGTGTCATGCGCAG GGGGAGAAGAATCACCCTTCTCCTAATTTTAAGCAGTATGTGAGGGAACAGGGCTCCCTGACGGACCAGCTGAGCCGGCGGCAGGTTCGAGTCTACCAGTTGTACAGCAGAACCAGCGGGAAACACGTGCAGATCCGCGGACACCGGGTCAGCGCCACCGCGGACGACGGAAACTCTTACG CCAGACTGTACGTGGAGACGGACACCTTTGGCAGTCGTGTTCGCATTAAAGGAGCCGAGAGCGGCAGATACCTGTGCATGAACCGCAGAGGCAAACTGGTGGGCAAG CCCAACGGCCGCGGACGGGACTGCATCTTTACGGAAATCGTGTTGGAGAACAACTACACGGCTTTAGAGAACGCCAGACATGAGGGCTGGTTCGTGGCTTTCACCAGGAAGGGTCGACCCATCCGAgcctccaaaacccgacagaacCAGCGCGAAGTTCACTTCATCAAACGCCTCCACAAAGGACCGCAACCGTTCCCGAACGCAGAGCAGCCAAAACACTTCGAGTTCATCAGCTTCCCTTCGACACGACGTGCCAAACGCAACAGAAAACACCAGACCGCTTCATAA